Proteins from one candidate division KSB1 bacterium genomic window:
- a CDS encoding B12-binding domain-containing protein encodes MQEILEKIKQNVIEGRIDSEDEGFDGDLEGEPGVIELVEQALEQNISASEILNQAVSPGMEIVGKKYEDGEYLIPGYAGGR; translated from the coding sequence ATGCAGGAGATTTTGGAAAAAATCAAACAGAACGTGATTGAGGGACGAATTGACAGCGAAGACGAAGGATTTGACGGAGACCTGGAAGGTGAACCGGGTGTGATTGAACTGGTGGAACAGGCGCTTGAGCAAAACATATCAGCATCTGAAATTCTGAACCAGGCGGTCTCTCCAGGCATGGAAATTGTCGGTAAAAAATATGAAGACGGAGAGTATCTGATCCCGGGATATGCTGGCGGCCGCTGA